A region from the Rhodamnia argentea isolate NSW1041297 chromosome 7, ASM2092103v1, whole genome shotgun sequence genome encodes:
- the LOC115756237 gene encoding ABC transporter B family member 4-like isoform X1 produces MSMERSSNVDIEMRVATNSTSHAKAEDRPEKNKEDEKTNTVPFHKLFLFADFTDMVLMLVGTIGAVGNGLGLPLMTVLFGQLIDSFGTNQNSRNLVHLVSKVSLKFIYLAVFTGVTAFLQVTFWMVTGERQAARIRGLYLRTILRQDIAFFDKETNTGEVVGRMSGDTVLIQDAMGEKVGKFIQLVSTFIGGFVVAFTKGWLLTLVMLSSIPPIVVSGGLMALIIAKMASRGQSAYAKAANVVEQTIGSIRTVASFTGEKLAIATYNKFLVDAYKSGVHEGMTAGLGLGTALLILFCSYSLAIWFGGKMILEKGYTGGQVLNVIVAVLAGSMSLGQASPCMTAFAAGQAAAFKMFETINRKPEIDSCDTRGKTLDEIRGVIELNDVYFSYPARPDELIFNGFSLYIPSGMTAALVGQSGSGKSTVISLIERFYDPQAGEVLIDGINLKEFQLKWIRSKISLVSQEPVLFASSIKDNIAYGKENATIEEIRAAAEVANAARFIDKLPKGLDTMAGEHGTQLSGGQKQRVAIARAILKDPRILLLDEATSALDAESERIVQEALDRIMANRTTVIVAHRLSTIRNADMISVIHQGKIVEKGTHTELLKDPNGAYSQLIRLQQVNAEQDRATDDQNKPENLLDGRQSSQRLSLKSISRGSSGVGNSSRHSLSISFRLATGLNVPNGAPANTESSSLEKKEAAAEVSICRLAYLNKPEVPVLLLGSIFAIIAGVVFPIFGILLSTVIKTFYEVPHKLRKDSKFWALMFMTLGLASLVVYPASTYFFSIAGCRLIQRIRSICFEKVVHMEVGWFDEPEHSSGVIGAKLSADAATVRALVGDALGQLVQNSASAVAGIVIAFAASWQLSIIVLVLLPLIFVNGYIQVKFMKGFSADAKMMYEEASQVATDAVGSIRTVASFCSEEKIMQLYAKKCEGPIKAGVRQGLISGVGFGLSFFLLFAVYGTCFYAGARLVQDGKTTFSEVFRVFFALTMAAVGITQSSSITQDSNKARSATASVFEIIDRKSKIDPGDESGETLENVKGEIDLHNVSFKYPSRPDIQIFKDLSLTIHSGKTVALVGESGSGKSTVIALLQRFYDPDSGHITLDGFDIQKLQLKWFRQQMGLVSQEPVLFNNTIRANIAYGKDGEATETEIMTASELANAHKFISSLQQGYDTLVGERGVQLSGGQKQRVAIARAIVKDPKILLLDEATSALDAESERVVQDALDKVMVNRTTVIVAHRLSTIKNADVIAVVKNGVIVEKGKHDSLINIKDGFYASLVALNMSAASS; encoded by the exons ATGTCTATGGAGCGCAGCTCGAACGTGGATATAGAAATGCGTGTGGCTACTAATTCGACGAGTCATGCAAAGGCCGAGGACAGACctgaaaagaacaaagaagacgAGAAAACTAATACAGTTCCATTTCACAAGTTGTTCTTGTTCGCAGATTTCACCGATATGGTTTTGATGCTTGTGGGTACAATAGGTGCTGTTGGCAATGGCTTAGGTTTGCCCCTCATGACAGTACTTTTTGGGCAATTGATTGATTCATTTGGAACTAACCAGAACAGCAGAAATTTGGTGCATCTTGTTTCCAAG GTATCTCTGAAATTTATCTACCTGGCAGTGTTTACTGGTGTGACGGCATTTCTTC AGGTGACTTTCTGGATGGTCACGGGAGAGAGACAGGCCGCTCGGATTAGGGGGTTGTATCTGCGGACTATATTGAGACAAGACATTGCCTTTTTTGATAAGGAAACAAACACAGGAGAGGTTGTGGGAAGAATGTCCGGTGATACCGTTCTTATACAAGATGCCATGGGTGAGAAG GTAGGAAAGTTCATACAGCTTGTGTCGACGTTCATAGGAGGATTTGTCGTCGCATTTACTAAAGGGTGGCTACTTACTTTGGTCATGTTATCATCCATTCCTCCCATCGTGGTTTCTGGTGGCCTCATGGCCCTGATCATAGCCAAGATGGCATCACGAGGACAAAGCGCTTATGCAAAAGCGGCAAATGTTGTAGAACAAACAATAGGGTCAATTAGAACA GTAGCATCATTTACTGGGGAGAAGCTGGCGATAGCAACTTACAACAAGTTCCTTGTGGATGCGTATAAATCGGGAGTTCATGAAGGCATGACCGCTGGACTAGGTCTTGGTACAGCCTTGTTGATTCTCTTCTGCAGTTATTCACTGGCAATATGGTTCGGAGGAAAGATGATTCTGGAAAAAGGATATACCGGGGGTCAAGTACTTAATGTCATCGTCGCTGTCTTAGCTGGTTCAAT GTCCTTAGGACAGGCCTCTCCGTGCATGACCGCATTTGCCGCTGGCCAAGCTGCAGCATTTAAGATGTTTGAGACAATCAACAGGAAGCCCGAGATTGATTCCTGCGACACCCGTGGCAAGACGTTGGACGAAATTCGTGGAGTCATAGAACTTAATGATGTTTATTTCAGCTACCCAGCCAGACCAGATGAGCTGATATTCAACGGATTCTCTCTTTACATACCCAGCGGCATGACTGCGGCCTTGGTTGGGCAAAGTGGAAGTGGAAAGTCCACTGTGATCAGTCTTATAGAGAGGTTTTATGATCCGCAAGCCGGTGAAGTGCTCATCGATGGCATAAATCTGAAGGAGTTTCAGCTTAAATGGATACGGAGTAAGATCAGCCTTGTGAGCCAGGAACCTGTGTTGTTTGCATCAAGCATCAAGGATAACATTGCGTATGGGAAAGAGAATGCAACCATCGAAGAGATAAGAGCAGCCGCTGAAGTAGCCAATGCTGCTAGATTCATTGACAAATTGCCCAAG GGACTGGACACAATGGCCGGCGAACACGGTACTCAGCTCTCTGGAGGACAGAAGCAAAGAGTTGCCATTGCCAGAGCAATTCTAAAAGATCCTAGGATTTTGCTTTTAGACGAGGCCACAAGTGCACTAGACGCAGAATCAGAGAGGATTGTACAAGAGGCATTGGACAGGATAATGGCTAATCGAACCACTGTCATTGTAGCACACCGTTTGAGCACCATCAGGAACGCTGATATGATCTCTGTCATTCATCAAGGAAAGATAGTGGAGAAAG GTACACACACGGAACTGCTAAAAGATCCCAATGGAGCGTACAGTCAGCTAATACGACTCCAGCAAGTAAATGCAGAGCAAGATCGAGCAACAGATGACCAAAACAAACCAGAAAATCTCCTTGACGGTAGACAATCGAGTCAAAGATTGTCCTTGAAATCCATAAGTCGGGGATCATCGGGCGTGGGAAATAGCAGCCGCCATTCCTTATCTATCTCGTTCCGTCTGGCCACAGGATTGAATGTCCCTAATGGTGCACCAGCAAATACAGAGTCCTCTTCTttggagaaaaaagaagcagCTGCAGAAGTTTCTATTTGTCGGCTAGCATATCTTAACAAACCAGAAGTTCCTGTGCTACTACTAGGATCTATATTTGCGATCATTGCTGGTGTGGTATTCCCCATTTTTGGCATACTATTATCTACTGTGATCAAGACATTTTATGAAGTACCTCATAAACTGAGGAAAGATTCAAAGTTTTGGGCATTGATGTTCATGACTCTTGGCCTGGCATCATTAGTCGTATATCCAGCAAGTACGTACTTCTTCTCGATAGCAGGTTGCAGATTAATCCAGCGGATAAGATCTATCTGCTTTGAGAAGGTGGTACACATGGAGGTGGGTTGGTTCGATGAGCCGGAGCACTCCAGCGGTGTCATTGGCGCGAAACTATCAGCAGATGCAGCAACAGTGCGGGCCTTAGTTGGGGATGCCCTAGGCCAGCTTGTTCAAAACAGCGCATCTGCAGTTGCTGGTATAGTCATCGCTTTTGCGGCTAGCTGGCAATTGTCAATCATAGTCCTTGTGTTGCTCCCTCTGATATTTGTTAATGGATACATCCAAGTAAAATTCATGAAAGGATTTAGCGCAGATGCCAAG ATGATGTACGAGGAAGCCAGTCAAGTAGCTACTGATGCAGTTGGAAGCATCAGGACTGTTGCTTCTTTTTGCTCTGAAGAGAAGATCATGCAACTTTATGCTAAAAAATGTGAAGGGCCAATAAAAGCAGGAGTTAGACAAGGGTTGATTAGTGGAGTCGGGTTTGGCCTATCTTTCTTCTTACTTTTTGCGGTCTATGGTACCTGCTTCTATGCTGGAGCTCGACTTGTCCAGGATGGCAAGACAACATTTTCAGAAGTTTTCCGT GTGTTTTTTGCCCTGACCATGGCAGCTGTTGGAATTACTCAGTCAAGTTCCATCACTCAGGACTCCAACAAAGCCAGGAGCGCAACTGCCTCAGTTTTCGAAATCATagacagaaaatcaaaaatagacCCTGGTGATGAGTCTGGAGAAACGCTGGAAAATGTGAAGGGAGAAATAGACCTTCATAACGTCAGCTTCAAGTATCCTTCTCGCCCGGAtatacaaattttcaaagatctTAGCTTGACCATTCATTCCGGCAAA aCAGTTGCCCTAGTTGGAGAGAGCGGGAGTGGGAAATCGACTGTAATAGCTCTGTTGCAACGGTTTTATGACCCCGATTCTGGTCACATCACACTTGATGGGTTCGACATTCAGAAGCTTCAGTTGAAGTGGTTTAGGCAGCAGATGGGCCTTGTGAGCCAAGAACCAGTTCTGTTCAACAACACAATCCGTGCCAACATAGCCTATGGAAAGGATGGAGAGGCAACAGAAACTGAGATCATGACTGCATCAGAGTTGGCAAATGCCCATAAATTTATCAGTAGTTTGCAACAG GGTTATGACACATTGGTAGGCGAGCGTGGAGTCCAGTTATCTGGTGGGCAGAAGCAGCGGGTGGCCATTGCACGTGCTATTGTGAAGGATCCAAAGATACTCCTCCTCGACGAGGCTACTAGTGCATTGGATGCTGAATCTGAAAGAGTGGTTCAAGATGCATTAGACAAAGTCATGGTCAATAGAACTACGGTTATAGTGGCGCATAGACTATCTACAATAAAAAATGCAGACGTGATCGCGGTGGTCAAAAATGGAGTGATCGTCGAGAAAGGAAAGCACGACTCTCTGATTAATATCAAAGACGGTTTCTACGCTTCCTTGGTTGCTCTTAACATGAGCGCAGCTTCGTCGTAA
- the LOC115756237 gene encoding ABC transporter B family member 4-like isoform X2, whose protein sequence is MSMERSSNVDIEMRVATNSTSHAKAEDRPEKNKEDEKTNTVPFHKLFLFADFTDMVLMLVGTIGAVGNGLGLPLMTVLFGQLIDSFGTNQNSRNLVHLVSKVSLKFIYLAVFTGVTAFLQVTFWMVTGERQAARIRGLYLRTILRQDIAFFDKETNTGEVVGRMSGDTVLIQDAMGEKVGKFIQLVSTFIGGFVVAFTKGWLLTLVMLSSIPPIVVSGGLMALIIAKMASRGQSAYAKAANVVEQTIGSIRTVASFTGEKLAIATYNKFLVDAYKSGVHEGMTAGLGLGTALLILFCSYSLAIWFGGKMILEKGYTGGQVLNVIVAVLAGSMKPEIDSCDTRGKTLDEIRGVIELNDVYFSYPARPDELIFNGFSLYIPSGMTAALVGQSGSGKSTVISLIERFYDPQAGEVLIDGINLKEFQLKWIRSKISLVSQEPVLFASSIKDNIAYGKENATIEEIRAAAEVANAARFIDKLPKGLDTMAGEHGTQLSGGQKQRVAIARAILKDPRILLLDEATSALDAESERIVQEALDRIMANRTTVIVAHRLSTIRNADMISVIHQGKIVEKGTHTELLKDPNGAYSQLIRLQQVNAEQDRATDDQNKPENLLDGRQSSQRLSLKSISRGSSGVGNSSRHSLSISFRLATGLNVPNGAPANTESSSLEKKEAAAEVSICRLAYLNKPEVPVLLLGSIFAIIAGVVFPIFGILLSTVIKTFYEVPHKLRKDSKFWALMFMTLGLASLVVYPASTYFFSIAGCRLIQRIRSICFEKVVHMEVGWFDEPEHSSGVIGAKLSADAATVRALVGDALGQLVQNSASAVAGIVIAFAASWQLSIIVLVLLPLIFVNGYIQVKFMKGFSADAKMMYEEASQVATDAVGSIRTVASFCSEEKIMQLYAKKCEGPIKAGVRQGLISGVGFGLSFFLLFAVYGTCFYAGARLVQDGKTTFSEVFRVFFALTMAAVGITQSSSITQDSNKARSATASVFEIIDRKSKIDPGDESGETLENVKGEIDLHNVSFKYPSRPDIQIFKDLSLTIHSGKTVALVGESGSGKSTVIALLQRFYDPDSGHITLDGFDIQKLQLKWFRQQMGLVSQEPVLFNNTIRANIAYGKDGEATETEIMTASELANAHKFISSLQQGYDTLVGERGVQLSGGQKQRVAIARAIVKDPKILLLDEATSALDAESERVVQDALDKVMVNRTTVIVAHRLSTIKNADVIAVVKNGVIVEKGKHDSLINIKDGFYASLVALNMSAASS, encoded by the exons ATGTCTATGGAGCGCAGCTCGAACGTGGATATAGAAATGCGTGTGGCTACTAATTCGACGAGTCATGCAAAGGCCGAGGACAGACctgaaaagaacaaagaagacgAGAAAACTAATACAGTTCCATTTCACAAGTTGTTCTTGTTCGCAGATTTCACCGATATGGTTTTGATGCTTGTGGGTACAATAGGTGCTGTTGGCAATGGCTTAGGTTTGCCCCTCATGACAGTACTTTTTGGGCAATTGATTGATTCATTTGGAACTAACCAGAACAGCAGAAATTTGGTGCATCTTGTTTCCAAG GTATCTCTGAAATTTATCTACCTGGCAGTGTTTACTGGTGTGACGGCATTTCTTC AGGTGACTTTCTGGATGGTCACGGGAGAGAGACAGGCCGCTCGGATTAGGGGGTTGTATCTGCGGACTATATTGAGACAAGACATTGCCTTTTTTGATAAGGAAACAAACACAGGAGAGGTTGTGGGAAGAATGTCCGGTGATACCGTTCTTATACAAGATGCCATGGGTGAGAAG GTAGGAAAGTTCATACAGCTTGTGTCGACGTTCATAGGAGGATTTGTCGTCGCATTTACTAAAGGGTGGCTACTTACTTTGGTCATGTTATCATCCATTCCTCCCATCGTGGTTTCTGGTGGCCTCATGGCCCTGATCATAGCCAAGATGGCATCACGAGGACAAAGCGCTTATGCAAAAGCGGCAAATGTTGTAGAACAAACAATAGGGTCAATTAGAACA GTAGCATCATTTACTGGGGAGAAGCTGGCGATAGCAACTTACAACAAGTTCCTTGTGGATGCGTATAAATCGGGAGTTCATGAAGGCATGACCGCTGGACTAGGTCTTGGTACAGCCTTGTTGATTCTCTTCTGCAGTTATTCACTGGCAATATGGTTCGGAGGAAAGATGATTCTGGAAAAAGGATATACCGGGGGTCAAGTACTTAATGTCATCGTCGCTGTCTTAGCTGGTTCAAT GAAGCCCGAGATTGATTCCTGCGACACCCGTGGCAAGACGTTGGACGAAATTCGTGGAGTCATAGAACTTAATGATGTTTATTTCAGCTACCCAGCCAGACCAGATGAGCTGATATTCAACGGATTCTCTCTTTACATACCCAGCGGCATGACTGCGGCCTTGGTTGGGCAAAGTGGAAGTGGAAAGTCCACTGTGATCAGTCTTATAGAGAGGTTTTATGATCCGCAAGCCGGTGAAGTGCTCATCGATGGCATAAATCTGAAGGAGTTTCAGCTTAAATGGATACGGAGTAAGATCAGCCTTGTGAGCCAGGAACCTGTGTTGTTTGCATCAAGCATCAAGGATAACATTGCGTATGGGAAAGAGAATGCAACCATCGAAGAGATAAGAGCAGCCGCTGAAGTAGCCAATGCTGCTAGATTCATTGACAAATTGCCCAAG GGACTGGACACAATGGCCGGCGAACACGGTACTCAGCTCTCTGGAGGACAGAAGCAAAGAGTTGCCATTGCCAGAGCAATTCTAAAAGATCCTAGGATTTTGCTTTTAGACGAGGCCACAAGTGCACTAGACGCAGAATCAGAGAGGATTGTACAAGAGGCATTGGACAGGATAATGGCTAATCGAACCACTGTCATTGTAGCACACCGTTTGAGCACCATCAGGAACGCTGATATGATCTCTGTCATTCATCAAGGAAAGATAGTGGAGAAAG GTACACACACGGAACTGCTAAAAGATCCCAATGGAGCGTACAGTCAGCTAATACGACTCCAGCAAGTAAATGCAGAGCAAGATCGAGCAACAGATGACCAAAACAAACCAGAAAATCTCCTTGACGGTAGACAATCGAGTCAAAGATTGTCCTTGAAATCCATAAGTCGGGGATCATCGGGCGTGGGAAATAGCAGCCGCCATTCCTTATCTATCTCGTTCCGTCTGGCCACAGGATTGAATGTCCCTAATGGTGCACCAGCAAATACAGAGTCCTCTTCTttggagaaaaaagaagcagCTGCAGAAGTTTCTATTTGTCGGCTAGCATATCTTAACAAACCAGAAGTTCCTGTGCTACTACTAGGATCTATATTTGCGATCATTGCTGGTGTGGTATTCCCCATTTTTGGCATACTATTATCTACTGTGATCAAGACATTTTATGAAGTACCTCATAAACTGAGGAAAGATTCAAAGTTTTGGGCATTGATGTTCATGACTCTTGGCCTGGCATCATTAGTCGTATATCCAGCAAGTACGTACTTCTTCTCGATAGCAGGTTGCAGATTAATCCAGCGGATAAGATCTATCTGCTTTGAGAAGGTGGTACACATGGAGGTGGGTTGGTTCGATGAGCCGGAGCACTCCAGCGGTGTCATTGGCGCGAAACTATCAGCAGATGCAGCAACAGTGCGGGCCTTAGTTGGGGATGCCCTAGGCCAGCTTGTTCAAAACAGCGCATCTGCAGTTGCTGGTATAGTCATCGCTTTTGCGGCTAGCTGGCAATTGTCAATCATAGTCCTTGTGTTGCTCCCTCTGATATTTGTTAATGGATACATCCAAGTAAAATTCATGAAAGGATTTAGCGCAGATGCCAAG ATGATGTACGAGGAAGCCAGTCAAGTAGCTACTGATGCAGTTGGAAGCATCAGGACTGTTGCTTCTTTTTGCTCTGAAGAGAAGATCATGCAACTTTATGCTAAAAAATGTGAAGGGCCAATAAAAGCAGGAGTTAGACAAGGGTTGATTAGTGGAGTCGGGTTTGGCCTATCTTTCTTCTTACTTTTTGCGGTCTATGGTACCTGCTTCTATGCTGGAGCTCGACTTGTCCAGGATGGCAAGACAACATTTTCAGAAGTTTTCCGT GTGTTTTTTGCCCTGACCATGGCAGCTGTTGGAATTACTCAGTCAAGTTCCATCACTCAGGACTCCAACAAAGCCAGGAGCGCAACTGCCTCAGTTTTCGAAATCATagacagaaaatcaaaaatagacCCTGGTGATGAGTCTGGAGAAACGCTGGAAAATGTGAAGGGAGAAATAGACCTTCATAACGTCAGCTTCAAGTATCCTTCTCGCCCGGAtatacaaattttcaaagatctTAGCTTGACCATTCATTCCGGCAAA aCAGTTGCCCTAGTTGGAGAGAGCGGGAGTGGGAAATCGACTGTAATAGCTCTGTTGCAACGGTTTTATGACCCCGATTCTGGTCACATCACACTTGATGGGTTCGACATTCAGAAGCTTCAGTTGAAGTGGTTTAGGCAGCAGATGGGCCTTGTGAGCCAAGAACCAGTTCTGTTCAACAACACAATCCGTGCCAACATAGCCTATGGAAAGGATGGAGAGGCAACAGAAACTGAGATCATGACTGCATCAGAGTTGGCAAATGCCCATAAATTTATCAGTAGTTTGCAACAG GGTTATGACACATTGGTAGGCGAGCGTGGAGTCCAGTTATCTGGTGGGCAGAAGCAGCGGGTGGCCATTGCACGTGCTATTGTGAAGGATCCAAAGATACTCCTCCTCGACGAGGCTACTAGTGCATTGGATGCTGAATCTGAAAGAGTGGTTCAAGATGCATTAGACAAAGTCATGGTCAATAGAACTACGGTTATAGTGGCGCATAGACTATCTACAATAAAAAATGCAGACGTGATCGCGGTGGTCAAAAATGGAGTGATCGTCGAGAAAGGAAAGCACGACTCTCTGATTAATATCAAAGACGGTTTCTACGCTTCCTTGGTTGCTCTTAACATGAGCGCAGCTTCGTCGTAA
- the LOC115756237 gene encoding ABC transporter B family member 4-like isoform X3, protein MLSSIPPIVVSGGLMALIIAKMASRGQSAYAKAANVVEQTIGSIRTVASFTGEKLAIATYNKFLVDAYKSGVHEGMTAGLGLGTALLILFCSYSLAIWFGGKMILEKGYTGGQVLNVIVAVLAGSMSLGQASPCMTAFAAGQAAAFKMFETINRKPEIDSCDTRGKTLDEIRGVIELNDVYFSYPARPDELIFNGFSLYIPSGMTAALVGQSGSGKSTVISLIERFYDPQAGEVLIDGINLKEFQLKWIRSKISLVSQEPVLFASSIKDNIAYGKENATIEEIRAAAEVANAARFIDKLPKGLDTMAGEHGTQLSGGQKQRVAIARAILKDPRILLLDEATSALDAESERIVQEALDRIMANRTTVIVAHRLSTIRNADMISVIHQGKIVEKGTHTELLKDPNGAYSQLIRLQQVNAEQDRATDDQNKPENLLDGRQSSQRLSLKSISRGSSGVGNSSRHSLSISFRLATGLNVPNGAPANTESSSLEKKEAAAEVSICRLAYLNKPEVPVLLLGSIFAIIAGVVFPIFGILLSTVIKTFYEVPHKLRKDSKFWALMFMTLGLASLVVYPASTYFFSIAGCRLIQRIRSICFEKVVHMEVGWFDEPEHSSGVIGAKLSADAATVRALVGDALGQLVQNSASAVAGIVIAFAASWQLSIIVLVLLPLIFVNGYIQVKFMKGFSADAKMMYEEASQVATDAVGSIRTVASFCSEEKIMQLYAKKCEGPIKAGVRQGLISGVGFGLSFFLLFAVYGTCFYAGARLVQDGKTTFSEVFRVFFALTMAAVGITQSSSITQDSNKARSATASVFEIIDRKSKIDPGDESGETLENVKGEIDLHNVSFKYPSRPDIQIFKDLSLTIHSGKTVALVGESGSGKSTVIALLQRFYDPDSGHITLDGFDIQKLQLKWFRQQMGLVSQEPVLFNNTIRANIAYGKDGEATETEIMTASELANAHKFISSLQQGYDTLVGERGVQLSGGQKQRVAIARAIVKDPKILLLDEATSALDAESERVVQDALDKVMVNRTTVIVAHRLSTIKNADVIAVVKNGVIVEKGKHDSLINIKDGFYASLVALNMSAASS, encoded by the exons ATGTTATCATCCATTCCTCCCATCGTGGTTTCTGGTGGCCTCATGGCCCTGATCATAGCCAAGATGGCATCACGAGGACAAAGCGCTTATGCAAAAGCGGCAAATGTTGTAGAACAAACAATAGGGTCAATTAGAACA GTAGCATCATTTACTGGGGAGAAGCTGGCGATAGCAACTTACAACAAGTTCCTTGTGGATGCGTATAAATCGGGAGTTCATGAAGGCATGACCGCTGGACTAGGTCTTGGTACAGCCTTGTTGATTCTCTTCTGCAGTTATTCACTGGCAATATGGTTCGGAGGAAAGATGATTCTGGAAAAAGGATATACCGGGGGTCAAGTACTTAATGTCATCGTCGCTGTCTTAGCTGGTTCAAT GTCCTTAGGACAGGCCTCTCCGTGCATGACCGCATTTGCCGCTGGCCAAGCTGCAGCATTTAAGATGTTTGAGACAATCAACAGGAAGCCCGAGATTGATTCCTGCGACACCCGTGGCAAGACGTTGGACGAAATTCGTGGAGTCATAGAACTTAATGATGTTTATTTCAGCTACCCAGCCAGACCAGATGAGCTGATATTCAACGGATTCTCTCTTTACATACCCAGCGGCATGACTGCGGCCTTGGTTGGGCAAAGTGGAAGTGGAAAGTCCACTGTGATCAGTCTTATAGAGAGGTTTTATGATCCGCAAGCCGGTGAAGTGCTCATCGATGGCATAAATCTGAAGGAGTTTCAGCTTAAATGGATACGGAGTAAGATCAGCCTTGTGAGCCAGGAACCTGTGTTGTTTGCATCAAGCATCAAGGATAACATTGCGTATGGGAAAGAGAATGCAACCATCGAAGAGATAAGAGCAGCCGCTGAAGTAGCCAATGCTGCTAGATTCATTGACAAATTGCCCAAG GGACTGGACACAATGGCCGGCGAACACGGTACTCAGCTCTCTGGAGGACAGAAGCAAAGAGTTGCCATTGCCAGAGCAATTCTAAAAGATCCTAGGATTTTGCTTTTAGACGAGGCCACAAGTGCACTAGACGCAGAATCAGAGAGGATTGTACAAGAGGCATTGGACAGGATAATGGCTAATCGAACCACTGTCATTGTAGCACACCGTTTGAGCACCATCAGGAACGCTGATATGATCTCTGTCATTCATCAAGGAAAGATAGTGGAGAAAG GTACACACACGGAACTGCTAAAAGATCCCAATGGAGCGTACAGTCAGCTAATACGACTCCAGCAAGTAAATGCAGAGCAAGATCGAGCAACAGATGACCAAAACAAACCAGAAAATCTCCTTGACGGTAGACAATCGAGTCAAAGATTGTCCTTGAAATCCATAAGTCGGGGATCATCGGGCGTGGGAAATAGCAGCCGCCATTCCTTATCTATCTCGTTCCGTCTGGCCACAGGATTGAATGTCCCTAATGGTGCACCAGCAAATACAGAGTCCTCTTCTttggagaaaaaagaagcagCTGCAGAAGTTTCTATTTGTCGGCTAGCATATCTTAACAAACCAGAAGTTCCTGTGCTACTACTAGGATCTATATTTGCGATCATTGCTGGTGTGGTATTCCCCATTTTTGGCATACTATTATCTACTGTGATCAAGACATTTTATGAAGTACCTCATAAACTGAGGAAAGATTCAAAGTTTTGGGCATTGATGTTCATGACTCTTGGCCTGGCATCATTAGTCGTATATCCAGCAAGTACGTACTTCTTCTCGATAGCAGGTTGCAGATTAATCCAGCGGATAAGATCTATCTGCTTTGAGAAGGTGGTACACATGGAGGTGGGTTGGTTCGATGAGCCGGAGCACTCCAGCGGTGTCATTGGCGCGAAACTATCAGCAGATGCAGCAACAGTGCGGGCCTTAGTTGGGGATGCCCTAGGCCAGCTTGTTCAAAACAGCGCATCTGCAGTTGCTGGTATAGTCATCGCTTTTGCGGCTAGCTGGCAATTGTCAATCATAGTCCTTGTGTTGCTCCCTCTGATATTTGTTAATGGATACATCCAAGTAAAATTCATGAAAGGATTTAGCGCAGATGCCAAG ATGATGTACGAGGAAGCCAGTCAAGTAGCTACTGATGCAGTTGGAAGCATCAGGACTGTTGCTTCTTTTTGCTCTGAAGAGAAGATCATGCAACTTTATGCTAAAAAATGTGAAGGGCCAATAAAAGCAGGAGTTAGACAAGGGTTGATTAGTGGAGTCGGGTTTGGCCTATCTTTCTTCTTACTTTTTGCGGTCTATGGTACCTGCTTCTATGCTGGAGCTCGACTTGTCCAGGATGGCAAGACAACATTTTCAGAAGTTTTCCGT GTGTTTTTTGCCCTGACCATGGCAGCTGTTGGAATTACTCAGTCAAGTTCCATCACTCAGGACTCCAACAAAGCCAGGAGCGCAACTGCCTCAGTTTTCGAAATCATagacagaaaatcaaaaatagacCCTGGTGATGAGTCTGGAGAAACGCTGGAAAATGTGAAGGGAGAAATAGACCTTCATAACGTCAGCTTCAAGTATCCTTCTCGCCCGGAtatacaaattttcaaagatctTAGCTTGACCATTCATTCCGGCAAA aCAGTTGCCCTAGTTGGAGAGAGCGGGAGTGGGAAATCGACTGTAATAGCTCTGTTGCAACGGTTTTATGACCCCGATTCTGGTCACATCACACTTGATGGGTTCGACATTCAGAAGCTTCAGTTGAAGTGGTTTAGGCAGCAGATGGGCCTTGTGAGCCAAGAACCAGTTCTGTTCAACAACACAATCCGTGCCAACATAGCCTATGGAAAGGATGGAGAGGCAACAGAAACTGAGATCATGACTGCATCAGAGTTGGCAAATGCCCATAAATTTATCAGTAGTTTGCAACAG GGTTATGACACATTGGTAGGCGAGCGTGGAGTCCAGTTATCTGGTGGGCAGAAGCAGCGGGTGGCCATTGCACGTGCTATTGTGAAGGATCCAAAGATACTCCTCCTCGACGAGGCTACTAGTGCATTGGATGCTGAATCTGAAAGAGTGGTTCAAGATGCATTAGACAAAGTCATGGTCAATAGAACTACGGTTATAGTGGCGCATAGACTATCTACAATAAAAAATGCAGACGTGATCGCGGTGGTCAAAAATGGAGTGATCGTCGAGAAAGGAAAGCACGACTCTCTGATTAATATCAAAGACGGTTTCTACGCTTCCTTGGTTGCTCTTAACATGAGCGCAGCTTCGTCGTAA